A stretch of DNA from Neomonachus schauinslandi unplaced genomic scaffold, ASM220157v2 HiC_scaffold_854, whole genome shotgun sequence:
GGGAGGGGCCTCCGGCTGTGGGGTTCGCTCAGTGGGGCGGGTACTCGCTTCCCAAGCGGGAGCGCTTGCggccggagggggcggggcctggctgCGGGGTTGATGGGAGCCGAGGGCGCCCGAACGCCAAGCCGCCGGCTTTCAGGAGGGGCGGGGCTGCGAGTTCGGCCGAGCCGAGGAGGTCCGAACGCCCGAAAGCCTTGCGCCGGGGGGGCGGGGCTTCTACGGTGGGCGTCTGACACCGCGCGAGGAGGCTCTGAGGCCACGCCTCGGTGGTTTGGAAAGGGGCGGGGCCGAGTTCCGAGTCACTGGAAGGGGGCGTGGCCCCGCGCCAAGGGAGGCTTCTCTCCGAGCGGAGAAGGCGAGATGGCCGGAACGCTAACCGCAGGGTCGGGAGGGCCTAGCGGCGCCCCAGCGACTCGGCGAGGGGCGGGGCCTCGTCTCGGCGGCCCCGGGGCCTGGCGGGATCGCCTGGGGACGGGGTCCGGCGCCCAGGGGGCGGGGCCCGGCGcccagggggcggggcctggcctGGAGAATCGGCAGGTGGCAAACAAGGCCCGGGCGAGGCTCCACCCCCCCCAGGCGTAGGGGCGGGGCCTCGCTGagaccctccaccccaccccacccgagGCGGTGGGAGCGCTCTGTCGGTGACTGCTGTGCCCCCCTGGTTCCCGCAGGAGGATGCTGGTGGTGGAGGTGGCGAACGGCCGCTCCCTGGTATGGGGAGCCGAGGCGGTGCAGGCACTGCGGGAGCGTCTGGGAGTGGGGGGCCGCACGGTGGGCGCTCTGCCGCGCGGGCCCCGCCAGAACTCGCGCCTGGGCCTCCCGCTGCTGCTGATGCCCGAAGAGGCGCGGCTTCTGGCCGAGATCGGCGCCGTGACCCTGGTCAGCGCCCCGCGCCCAGATCCGCGCCAACACAGCCTGGTAAGGGGCGGGCCGGGGACGTGAACGCCCTGGACCCGCGGAAGTAGAGGCAGGACACCCGGACTCCAGGTCCCTGCCGTGGGAGGGGTCTGGGCGCCCTGGATTCTGGAATACTGTGCATGCAAGAGACTAGGATCCCCGGGTTCGGGCTTGGGCGTTGGGAGGAGTCAGCGAGTCAGGGTTCCTGGCTTCCTAAGGCAGCGCAGACTTGGATCCTGGAATTCCCGCTGGCTTACTTCTCAGGCTGTGGCATCCTACAAACGCCAGCAGGAGCAGGGCTTCCAGGAGCAAAGCGCCCTGGCAGCCGAGGCCCGTGAGACTCGTCGTCAGGAGCTCCTAGAGAAGATTGCGGAGGGCCAGGCTGCGAAGAAGCAGAAGCTGGAGCAGGAATCAGGGGCCAGCGAGAGCCAGGAGGCCGGTGCGAACCCGGCTGCCGCAGAGAGTGAGGCCAGCGCTAGCCAGGCTCTTGGAGAGCCCGAGGAAGCAGGTGAGGGTAGGAGCGGAGTCCAGGGACCAGTGGAAGGAGGCGGGAGATCTTTTGGGAATCCTGGCCGGGAATCGAGGGCCTGGGACTCTCCGAGGGATGGGAAGACCTTGTCCTTGGATTCACCAAACTGCTGTATTCTCCTCCCCCAGGTTCCTCTTCTCCCCAGCCAGGGCCTTCAAATGGGGTGGCCCCCTTGCCTAGGTCCGCCCTGCTGGTCCAGCTGGCCACTGCTAGGCCTCGACCCATCAAGGCTAGGCCCCTGGATTGGCGTGTCCAGTCCAAAGACTGGCCCCATGCTGGTCGTCCTGCCCATGAGCTTCGCTACAGCATCTACAGAGACCTGTGGGAGCGAGGCTTCTTCCTCAGTGCTGCTGGCAAGTTCGGGGGTGACTTCCTGGTCTATCCTGGTGAGTTTTGTGGGCACCTCCCATTGTTGCCCCTTTCTTCACAAGCCCACCACCGTCtgcattttccctttttgtcttttctcagcCTCTGAAACCCATGGAAGGACAGGAACACTTGGGAACCCAAGCCTGTTTGGAGGGCAGCATAGCAAATTTGATTAAGCACTTTCTTTGATCCAGAAGTTTCACTTAGATACGTGCACAAAACATACAGGAAATCGTCACTGCAGGATTCTTTACAGTAGCAAAATATTAGAAAGCAACCAGAATGATTGTTAATAGGTTAGCGGTTACACATTGGTGTTAGTTGTCAGAGATTAATGTAGGTCAACGTACATTTACGAAAAGATGaccaaaggagaaggaaaaaaaagaatcacttgtTGAAAACAGGTGTGGTAGAAGTGCGTTATGTTTTATGTTGTCATGGAGTTATACACACATCATTTAGGTAGCCTTAAAAGTCATggccctaggggcacctggctggctcagtcggtggagcatgctactcttgatctcagggttgtaggttcaagcctcacgttgggtgtagagagtacttaaaaaaaaaaaaaatatatatatatatatatatatggttctAGCAAAAGAATATGAGAAGAACTTAGAATGGAGTACTGACTAGAAAGTAAGTAGCTAGTGGAAAAAGGCCTGAAAGCATGTGCTCCAGCCCAAGTACAGTGGTACCCCTAGGTAAAGGAGACTTTCAATGTATCAGTTAAATTTTGAATTTGTAGTACGAGTGTCTTTATTGTTTAACTAAAGGGTTGAAAAAGTAAGTCTGCAGGAAAATCACCTTTTTTGTTCCTCCTGAGAACATAGAAGGATAGAAGCACCAGATAAGTAGTCAGATCTTAGCTGTTGGTTGGAGACCGATGACAGATGAGCCAAGAGCCTTCATCTCTTCTCAGACCAAACACTCAACTAAGGGGCTAAGGGACCAAACACTCAACTAAGGGACTGACTTAGGAATTAAGAACAGTTTACCTGCCCCGTGCTCTACAGATAACCACACTCTAATTACTTTGCTACTGTTTTTTTGTGACTTCTGTATGTAAAAgattattttggttttgaaaatgaCCTTAACATATGAATACTAATATTTAGTTCAAGCTTTCAGTACAGTTTACAAATCTTTTTTCCAATCTAGCAGATTTTAAGGGGACTGTTAGTCCATGTTTGGTACCACTCGTAAAAGGAGTTATGTAATTTTCAGTGTTAAAAGTTgcattaaaaaatttgttttaggggcgcctgggtggctcagtcgttacgcgtctgcctttggctcaggtcatgatcccagggtcttgggattgaaccccgcatcgggctccctgctcggcgggaagcctgcttctccctctcccactccccctgcttgtgtcccctctcttgctgtgtctctctctgtcaaatgaataaataaaatctttaatttatttatttggcagagagatagagagagagcacaagtaggcagagcggcaggcagagggagagggagaagcaggctccccatgagcagggagcctgatgtggggctcgatcccaggaccctgggatcatgacctgagccgaaggcagacgcttaaccgactgagccacccaggcgcccctgcattttaaattttaatatgtttattttcctgtttaaGTTGTATGGTGTTCAGGTTATGGAACTTGCCAAAAACTCAGATCTAATAACTTGTAAATGGAGTAAGTTTTAAGTTTACATGTTCTAATACTGTTAATGGCCTTACTAAAACTTCCggttaaaataaaggtaaatccACCAATAACTCCATCACACATCTGAAACTGAACCAAATGACTGACCTGTTAGTTCTAATGGGTCAATATTTCTAAAAGAATACATACTCGGTGTATGAGGTATATGTAGAATCTTTGTTTCCTGAAGATTAAAATATTCAAGGACTGAGGCCCTTACTTATTTCTGACAGTAAAGCTTCCCGAACTTAATAAAGGCACTAGGCGTCttggaacagtttttttttttttttaaagatttatttatttgagagagcgagaatgagagagagagagcacatgagaggggggagggtcagagggagaagcagaccccccgccgagcagggagcccgatgcgggactcgatccagggactccaggatcatgacctgagccgaaggcagtcgcttcaccaactgagccacccaggcgccccttggaacAGTTTTGAGGCAGCTTCCCAGGGGTTTCGATGCTTCCTCCTGCGCGGCCAGAGGTGTCACAACAGCTGCTGGCTGGAAAGTCAGCCGAGGGTCCTCTCAGTGGGACATCTCACCGCCCTGCTCTCGTTGGTTTTCGTTAGCTGGCACCGAACCTTCTGGGTGGGGCCCCATTCTGGCTCCGGCTCTCCTTGATCACTCAGATTTACCTGATCCAGGGGCAGAGCGCAGGTCAGGTTACTGGGAGGCAGCCCTGTCTGCTCACATACGGCCTGTGGTTCCTGTGGTGCCAAAGCGGCAGAGGTGAGTGCTTGTAACGCGGCCGTAAAACCAAACACTCACTGTCGGGCCCTTTCCTGAGAAATTGTGTTAACTCCTTTATCCCACCTATTTATTACTCCGTCGTCTTGTAAGTTCTTTTAGTCTGTTAGAGTCACTTCTCCTTGGATATGCACGTGACATCCTTTGCGTTCCTCGTGGCTTTGACGGACTTTGCGGTCGTGGTTCTTATGTCACAACAGTGATCTATTCcgttagttgttttgttttttaaatacgaTTATGCTGAATGTGTGGGACAGCttgccccaccccctctctccccacgCAGGGTATCGTCGACTTCTCCACGTTGGTACATTCTTCTCGTTTTAACAGCTGTATGATACTCAGTCTTACGGAGAGACCATGAACTTAAGTCTGTGGTTTGGTTGTCTCCGTTTCTTAGCAGCTGTAAATGATAACAGAGTGAACATCTTCGTAGGTATATTTTAGCACTGTTATCCTTATAAGTAAAAAACtccaagaagtggaattgctgggtccaaGAATAgctattttgaaatattcataGTGATTACTAGGATGATTCCCGTCTCCTACCTGTGGACATTCCGGTGTCTTCCAGCCCTCTGCCACTGGGAACTGCTACGTGTCTCTCTCTCACCCAGGTGACCCCCTTCGTTTCCACGCCCACTACATTGCTCAGTGCTGGGCTCCGGGGGACCCCATTCCACTGCAGGATCTGGTTTCTGCGGGCCGCCTGGGAACCAGCGTCAGAAAGACACTGCTGCTGTGTTCTCCTCAGCCTGATGGGAAGGTGGTCTATACCTCCTTGCAGTGGACCAGCCTGCAGTGACTCCAGAGACCCGTGCGGATGTGGCTGCCTCTGTGGACAGAGCCTTTCTAGATGGCCCCAAGCTCGTCTCTGCATACGGGATGCTGcagaccctcctgcctctctctgcgGTTAGGTTTTGACTCCGGATTTATAAACACTACATCCTTATTTCTCTCCCTGTTTCAAAGCACTTCCTGGCTGTGATGTTTTTGTAGTTACCTGTTTCCAAATTGTGAGCTTCTTGAGGGTAAAGCCTGGGTTTGATTCATCTCCAGTTTCTACAGGGCTTAGGCCTCAAGAGGTCTCAGTAAACTTGTTGAATAAACGTGGAGTCTGTGATTTGAATCCTGATGACAATCCTGGGAGGTGTGAGTGTTTGCATTTGCTTATACAGATGAGGGAAAGGCTTGGAGGAGGTCACACCTCTAGTAGGTAGCCAGGCAGGCTGGGATTTAAAGCCTGGTCTTTCTGAGTCCAAGGTCTGCGCTCTTCCCACCACACTAAACTTCCTTTTGAGAAGATTTTCACAAAGCATTTCAGGTGCACACAAAGGCATAAATCAAAGTAACgtgtgaagggaaggaaggacgTGAGTGTTGCGGTTTCAGGGCGGGTTTCAGGTGGGAGGGGAATGTCAGGGAGGACTCCTTGAGGCTTGTGGAATACTGGTGGTGGTCTTTTTCTTGGCCTGGGTGGTGTTTATTCAGGTgtgtagaattattttttataccaTACATTTATGGTCCAGATCCTTTTCTTATACATATATTCTATTAAAAGCTgaaacacatataaataaaatacaaatttgtgAGATGATTCATATAGCTGCCTTTCTGCTTAAGAAATTATTtgaacattggggcgcctgggtggctcagtcgttaggcgtctgccttcggctcaggtcatgatcccaggaccctgggatcccagccccacatcgggctccctgctcagcaggaagcctgcttctccctctccctctgcctgcctctctgcctacttgtgctctctatcaaataaataaataaaatctttaaaaaaaatctattaaaaattatttgaacatTATCAGTACTACcaacatttatatgtatatttaaaaaatgtgtagttTTGTCACATAGATTTTGCTACTGAAATACAGTCACATGGTAATGATTCTGGGGCTGAAAGTGTCTATCTCTAGTTTCTCGATTTCTGTGGCggcagtttcttctttctttcctacccTTCTCAGTAAACAGATTCGCTAGAACTTCAATTTCCTGTAAGCTTAGATTAATTTAAAACAGGACACCAACCCCTGCCCAGTTAACACTCTGTTCTTTGTGCCTCTTTGGTAACTGGCTTGTAAATATATTCTCCAGGCTCTCTCTTCTTTACAACAGAGTTCTTAGCTGACTCAGTACTTCTGTCTTGAGTCTTCCTCAAAAATTCCTCATTAAAAAACTTGTGGATGGGGGgactcctgtgtggctcagtcgttaagcgtctgccttcggctcgggtcatgatcccagggtcctgggatcgagccccgcatcgggctccctgctcagcagggagtctgcttctccttctcgctctccctctgtgctctctccctctctctctctcaaataaataaataaaatctggaaaaaaaaacaaaaagcaaaaaacaaaacttgcgGGTGCCTGGcgagctcagtcagtggaacgtgcaattcttgatctcagggtcgcaagttcaaaccccacgttggtctagagcttacttaaaaaaaaacttgtaaggATGTCcacatccacacacaaaaaaagtgcctgggtggctcagttggttaagcgtctgtcttcggctcaggacatgatcccagagtcctgggatcgagcccagtgtcgggccctctgcttagcggggagcctgcctctccctctcccttagcccctctccctgctcatgcgctcttgccctctctccttctcaaataaataaataaaatctttaaaaaaaaaatgcagatacaGACAATACaccctttacaaaaattaactcaagggcATCATAGATCTCAGTATAAAATGCAGGGCTATTCAACGCATAGGAgataataggagaaaatctagatgactgACACTTCAGACACAACACCAAAGGTGGGGCCGatgaaagaattgataagctggacttcattaaaattaaaaacaacatattGCAAAAGACACAGCTGATAAAGGACTGCtgtccaaaaaatataaataattcttaaaactcaacaacaagaaaCAAACTGACCAGGGGCACTTaaatggctcagttgattaagcacccaactcttaatttttttttttttttaagtaggctccatgcatggagcccaatacagggcttgacctcacaaccctgagatcaagaccagagctgagatcaagagtgagctgctcaactgtctgagccacccaggcaccctaagcatccattttttttttttaaagattttatttatttatttgagagagagaatgagagagagaacacatgagagggggagggtcagagggagaagcagactccctgccaagcagggagccctatgcgggactcgatcccgggactccgggatcgtgacctgagccgaaggcagtcgcttaaccaactgagccacccaggcgccctaagcatccgattcttgatctcagcttacgtcttgatctcaaggtcttgagttcaagccctacttaaaaacaaaacaacaacctgaccccccaccccaaaaataGGCCTaaaccttaacagacacctcactgaAGGAGTTCTGCAGCTGGCAagtaagcacatgagaagatgctccacATCCTGTGCCATCTGagacatgcaaattaaagcaacaggAGATAcaactacacacctattagaatggccaaaatccagaacaccaACAGCGCCAAATGCTGGTGAGAcatggagcaacaggaaccctcattcattgctggcgGGAAcacaaaatggcacagccacttagGAAGACAGTCTGGAGATTTCTCATAAAACTGAATgtactttcgggcgcctgggtggctcagttggttgggcgactgccttcggctcaggtcatgatcctggagtacctggattgagtcccgcatcgggctccctgctcggcaaggagtctgcttctccctctgaccctaccccctctcatgtgctttctctctcattctgtctctgtcaaataaataaataaaatcttaaaaaaaaaaaaaaagtatccacatttaaaaaaaaacaaaaaaaaaaaactgaatgtacTCTCGGCCATGCAATTGGTGTGACTATCTCCAGCAAGtgtgttccttggtatttacctaaaggagctgaataTTTATGACCCCAcagaaacctgcacatggatgtttataacagcattgttcataattgccaaaacttggatgCAACCAAGATGTCCGTCGTAGATGGATGAGTAAACAAACAGgcccatccagacaatggaatatttttcagtgctAAAGAGAGCCAAaatatcaagccatgaaaagacatggaggaaccttaaacggacattactaagtgaaagcagccaatctgaaaaggctgcatactgtatgattccaactgtttgacattctggaaaaggcagaactggAGACAGAAAAACGATGAATGATTGCtaagggctggggaggtgggatgAACAGCAGGAGCACAGAGGATGTGTAGgccagtgaaactactctgtgtgaGACCATAATGGTGGATAAGTGTCACTatacatctgtccaaacccacagCATGCACATCACCATGAGTGACCCCTACACAAACTATGGACTCTGCTAATGACGTGTTGATGTAGGCTCATCAGTGGTGACAAATACACCCTCTGGTGGGGGGTGTTGATAGTGGGGAGACCGTGCATGAATGGGGGCAGGGGCGCACaggaaatctctgtgccttcctctcaattttgctgtgaacttaaaactggtctaaaaaaaccaaaccaaaacaaaaaaaacccatgggCTCTACCTTCCAAACGCTGTAGACCCATATTTGCCCACTTCACTCCACCTTCACGGCCAACATGTGGGCAAAAGCAACGACATTACACACGTGGATGATTGCAGTAGCTTCCAGACTCATCTCCTTGGATTCCATCCTTGCACCCCATCCTCTGTTTTCAACAGAATGGCTGGCATTATTGGGTTAAAAGGTGGGTCAGACCGTGTCCCTCCTCTGTAGGACTCTCCAATAGTTtcccatcttaaaataaaagcaaaggccCCACGTTGTCTGTCCCTCGTCCCCGTCTGTGCCTCTCATCCGTGCTTATGCTGCCCCTActcctctacctggaatgctcttcccctcaTGGCTACATGGTCTTGTCCCCCACTGCCCGCTGATCTTTCCTGCAACGTCACCTCCTCAGGCCTTCCATGGTAACCCTACCTTAAAATTTAACACCCATCCTGGATGCCCCTTCCCTTTTGATTTATTTGCCATACCATTTATCACTAATGTGATTTACAGTGAGAAATATGCATTTGATCTTCATCCCTTCCTGGCACAGACCTCCTAAAACCCTTGCAATATCCTAAGAGTAATAAAGGTGTCTGGATATTCCTAACAAAGCCCTTTCAACAAAACCTGGGTTTATATTAATGAGatgacctccagggaggggagaggggctgaaggtTGGGTCACTCATGAATTGCTAATGATTTAATTAATTGTGGATGAATTAAATGTAATGAAGCCACCATataaacccaaaaggatgggATTTGAGAGATTCTGGGTGGATGAACATGTGGAGATGGGGGGAGAATGGCCCACTtggagaggacatggaagctctgccttctccccacgCCTGGCCCTATGCATCTCTCCCATCTGCTGTTCCTAGGTTACATTCCTCCATAATAGACCAGTGATCTGGTAAGTAAAATAttcctctgagttctgtgagctgctctagccaATTAACGAACTGGGGGAGAGGTTTGTGAGAAACATCAATCTGTAGATGATGCATATAGTTAGttattcatctatttaaaaatttagactATCAACTATAGTTGAGCCTCTACTAAGACGCAGATAAATCGGAAAGATGAGGCCCCTGCCCTCCTATAAATTTTTGTCTGGGAGCTCAtctataaacaagaaaacaaaaatgaactggGTAGCTTGAAAGACCTCACAGTACATGGTGGGAGTAACCAGGATGATGCTAGCAAACAGTGAGTGCATCCTTCGTGCGCCCTCAGTCCTCACTGTAACCCTGTGAGGTGGGCACCGCCAAcaaccccatttcacagatgaggacgcTGAGGCAGAGAATGGTGGAGAAACTTGTCCAAGGGGTCTTGATGAGCAAGCGGCTGCAGGTTTCAACCCAGGCGTCTGGCTAGAGTGGAGCtgcctctctgaggaggggac
This window harbors:
- the LOC110573764 gene encoding tRNA-splicing endonuclease subunit Sen34 isoform X2, translated to MAGTLTAGRMLVVEVANGRSLVWGAEAVQALRERLGVGGRTVGALPRGPRQNSRLGLPLLLMPEEARLLAEIGAVTLVSAPRPDPRQHSLQEQGFQEQSALAAEARETRRQELLEKIAEGQAAKKQKLEQESGASESQEAGANPAAAESEASASQALGEPEEAGSSSPQPGPSNGVAPLPRSALLVQLATARPRPIKARPLDWRVQSKDWPHAGRPAHELRYSIYRDLWERGFFLSAAGKFGGDFLVYPGDPLRFHAHYIAQCWAPGDPIPLQDLVSAGRLGTSVRKTLLLCSPQPDGKVVYTSLQWTSLQ
- the LOC110573764 gene encoding tRNA-splicing endonuclease subunit Sen34 isoform X1, which translates into the protein MAGTLTAGRMLVVEVANGRSLVWGAEAVQALRERLGVGGRTVGALPRGPRQNSRLGLPLLLMPEEARLLAEIGAVTLVSAPRPDPRQHSLAVASYKRQQEQGFQEQSALAAEARETRRQELLEKIAEGQAAKKQKLEQESGASESQEAGANPAAAESEASASQALGEPEEAGSSSPQPGPSNGVAPLPRSALLVQLATARPRPIKARPLDWRVQSKDWPHAGRPAHELRYSIYRDLWERGFFLSAAGKFGGDFLVYPGDPLRFHAHYIAQCWAPGDPIPLQDLVSAGRLGTSVRKTLLLCSPQPDGKVVYTSLQWTSLQ